One genomic region from Magallana gigas chromosome 3, xbMagGiga1.1, whole genome shotgun sequence encodes:
- the LOC136274202 gene encoding zinc finger CCHC domain-containing protein 12-like → MEEKLKEEIEQLRIKLLHVEARQAATSKSTPPVYIKSERKLPKLAGRPVKDSDPDVEDWVTDMRDHIVNIPTNDEKIEFVLDHLTGNAKTEIRMRPSDMKKTADDILKIVEETFKIQDNLAQLRHKFYEREQTENESLETYSLSLMKLMHSINKKEGGDSSNNEKILTEKFIDGVRDYQLKRELRRFSMENPSMPFIEFRGRVLLWVDDRQPNSSKSAASINKVSIEETTPETQSNDILEVIKKQQELLEKQQKQIDFLTQMVPRQQFHYRGRGIHSDRGRSRGRGYRRSLGRSNTITCYHCHEEGHKKPDCPKLSATARKISLDDPKAQPSQ, encoded by the coding sequence ATGGAAGAAAAGCTGAAAGAAGAAATAGAACAATTGCGGATAAAACTTCTTCATGTTGAAGCGAGGCAAGCGGCTACATCCAAATCAACACCGCCTGTCTACATAAAATCCGAACGAAAACTCCCCAAGTTAGCTGGAAGACCCGTCAAAGACTCTGATCCAGATGTCGAAGATTGGGTAACAGACATGAGAGATCATATTGTAAATATTCCAACAAATGATGAGAAAATTGAGTTTGTATTGGACCACCTCACTGGAAATGCTAAAACGGAAATCCGAATGCGTCCATCCGATATGAAAAAAACAGCGGATGacatattgaaaattgttgaagaaacatttaaaattcaagACAATTTGGCCCAACTCAGACACAAATTTTATGAGAGAGAGCAAACAGAGAATGAAAGTTTAGAAACATATTCCCTATCCTTAATGAAACTTATGCACAGTATTAACAAGAAAGAAGGGGGTGACAGTTCAAACAATGAGAAAATTCTGACTGAAAAGTTTATTGATGGTGTAAGAGATTATCAACTCAAGAGGGAACTACGAAGGTTTTCCATGGAAAATCCATCAATGCCCTTTATAGAATTTCGCGGACGTGTGCTATTATGGGTTGATGACCGACAGCCAAATTCGTCGAAAAGCGCTGCTTCAATCAATAAAGTTTCAATTGAAGAAACAACGCCAGAAACTCAAAGCAATGATATTCTGGAGGTGATTAAGAAACAACAAGAGCTTCTTGAAAAACAGCAGAAACAAATTGATTTCCTCACACAAATGGTACCCCGGCAACAGTTTCATTACAGAGGACGCGGCATTCATTCCGATAGAGGTAGAAGCAGAGGACGAGGATATAGACGTAGTTTAGGCAGATCCAATACCATCACATGTTATCACTGTCACGAAGAGGGTCACAAGAAACCTGATTGTCCAAAACTTTCAGCAACGGCAAGGAAGATTTCTCTGGACGACCCAAAAGCCCAACCCTCTCAGTGA